One part of the Salmo salar chromosome ssa28, Ssal_v3.1, whole genome shotgun sequence genome encodes these proteins:
- the hs3st3l gene encoding heparan sulfate (glucosamine) 3-O-sulfotransferase 3-like: MATFHHSNPTDRDIRRVLQKLIIILSLGIICVSLFYFFTGCCESDLTENSVSDRPASDDRNGTFYKDVVTVQDEDGYPGTGEGSTLTPGLETDNTGKDWKATRRLPQALIIGVKKGGTRALLEFLRLHPDIRALGSEPHFFDRHYARGLHWYRSMMPKALDGQVVMEKTPRYFVTVETPGRVHSMSRDVKLIVVVRDPVTRAISDYTQIISKTPHIPAFETLAFKNRTNGEIDSLWSPLWIGLYAQHLERWLAWFPRAQIHLVSGEGLISDPAGELGKVQDFLGLQRIVTDKHFYFNKTKGFPCLKKPEGSSKPHCLGKTKGRTHAPIDPEVIWRLREFYRPHNQRFYQMAGQDFGWQ, encoded by the exons ATGGCAACTTTTCACCACAGCAACCCAACGGATAGAGACATCAGGAGAGTCCTCCAAAAACTTATAATCATTCTATCTTTAGGAAtcatctgtgtctctctcttctacTTCTTCACGGGATGCTGCGAGTCGGACCTAACGGAAAACTCAGTCTCGGACAGACCCGCCAGCGATGACAGAAACGGGACGTTTTATAAGGACGTTGTAACAGTACAGGATGAAGATGGATACCCAGGGACCGGGGAGGGGAGCACACTGACGCCCGGTTTGGAGACTGATAACACGGGTAAAGATTGGAAGGCGACCCGGCGGTTACCCCAAGCCCTTATTATAGGAGTGAAGAAGGGTGGCACGAGGGCTTTACTGGAGTTTCTCAGGCTGCACCCGGACATCCGCGCGCTGGGCTCTGAGCCGCACTTCTTTGACCGGCATTACGCACGAGGCTTGCACTGGTACAG gaGTATGATGCCCAAGGCCTTGGACGGCCAGGTTGTCATGGAGAAGACACCGCGCTACTTTGTTACCGTGGAGACCCCAGGGCGTGTACACTCCATGTCGCGTGATGTGAAGCTGATTGTGGTGGTCCGAGACCCTGTGACTCGGGCCATCTCTGACTACACTCAGATCATCTCCAAGACCCCCCACATCCCTGCCTTCGAGACCCTCGCCTTTAAGAACCGCACCAATG GTGAGATTGACTCTCTATGGAGCCCTCTGTGGATCGGACTGTACGCCCAACACCTGGAGCGCTGGCTGGCCTGGTTCCCCCGGGCCCAGATCCACCTGGTCAGTGGGGAGGGCCTCATCTCCGACCCGGCAGGAGAACTAGGAAAGGTCCAGGACTTCCTGGGCCTCCAGAGGATTGTGACGGACAagcacttctacttcaataagacTAAAGGTTTCCCCTGCCTGAAGAAACCGGAGGGAAGCAGCAAGCCCCACTGCCTGGGGAAGACTAAAGGCCGAACACACGCCCCCATCGACCCTGAAGTGATCTGGAGACTGAGGGAGTTCTACAGGCCGCACAACCAGCGGTTCTACCAGATGGCTGGCCAGGACTTTGGATGGCAATGA